A DNA window from Chryseobacterium scophthalmum contains the following coding sequences:
- a CDS encoding thymidine kinase, whose amino-acid sequence MFLENTINHSKQSGWMEVICGSMFSGKTEELIRRLRRAEMAGQNVEIFKPKTDTRYSDEDVVSHNKNKIRSTAVENPNEIILLGSNCDVVGIDEAQFFDESIVEIANQLANSGIRVVIAGLDMDFLGRPFGPMPYLMATAEYVTKVHAICRRTGNLANYSMRTSEGKNLVELGETESYDAVSRRVFVDEVLNKKEV is encoded by the coding sequence ATGTTTTTAGAAAATACAATTAATCATTCCAAACAAAGCGGTTGGATGGAAGTTATTTGTGGCTCAATGTTTTCCGGAAAAACCGAAGAGTTGATCCGAAGGCTGAGAAGAGCTGAAATGGCGGGGCAGAATGTGGAAATTTTTAAACCTAAAACCGATACGAGATATTCTGATGAAGATGTCGTTTCGCACAACAAAAACAAGATTCGCAGTACCGCGGTAGAAAATCCTAACGAAATTATTTTGTTGGGGTCAAATTGTGATGTTGTCGGAATTGATGAAGCACAGTTTTTTGACGAGAGTATTGTAGAAATTGCCAATCAGTTGGCCAACAGCGGAATTCGGGTAGTAATTGCAGGTTTGGATATGGATTTTCTGGGACGACCTTTCGGACCGATGCCTTATTTGATGGCAACTGCCGAATACGTTACAAAAGTACACGCCATCTGTAGAAGAACAGGAAATTTAGCCAATTATTCGATGAGAACTTCTGAAGGAAAAAACTTGGTAGAACTCGGAGAAACAGAATCTTACGATGCTGTAAGCCGAAGAGTTTTTGTAGATGAAGTTTTAAACAAAAAAGAAGTTTAA